One Myotis daubentonii chromosome 3, mMyoDau2.1, whole genome shotgun sequence genomic window carries:
- the LOC132230016 gene encoding LOW QUALITY PROTEIN: splicing factor 3B subunit 1-like (The sequence of the model RefSeq protein was modified relative to this genomic sequence to represent the inferred CDS: inserted 2 bases in 2 codons; substituted 3 bases at 3 genomic stop codons) — translation MAKIAKTHGDIEAQIREIQGKKAALDEAQGVGLDSTGYYDQEIYGGSDSRFAGYVTSIAATELEDDDDDYSSSTSLLGQKKPRYHAPVALLNDILQSTEQYDPFAEHRPPKIADQEDECKKHRQTMIISQERLDPFADGGKTPDPKINARTYMDAMREQHWTKEEREIRQXLAEKAKAGELKVVNGAVASQPPSKRKCCWDQTADQTPGATPQKLSRWDQAETPGHTPSLRWDEMPGHAKGSETPGATPGSKIWAPTPSHKPAGAATPGRGDTPGHATPGHGGAISSARQNRWDETPKTERDTPGHGSRWAETPQTDRGGDSIGETPTPGASKRKSRWDETPASQMGGSTPVLTPGKTPIGTPAMNMATPTPGHIMSMTPEQLQAWRWEREIDERNRPLSDEELDAMFPEGYKVLPPPAGYVPIXTPARKLIATRTPLGGMTGFHMQTEDRTMKSVNDQPSGKFPCLKPDDIQYFDKLLVDVDESTLSPEEQKEXKIMKLVLKIKSGTPPMRKAALRQIIDKAHEFGAGPLFNQILPLLMSPTLEDQERHLLVKVIDRILYKLDDLVRPYVHKILVVIEPLLIDEDYYARVEGREIISNLAKAADLATMISTMRPXIDNMDGYVHNTTARAFAAVASALGIPSLLPFLKAVCKSKKSWQARHTGIKIVQQIAILMGCAILPHLRSLVEIIEHGLVDEQXKVRTISALAIAALAEAATPYGIESFDSVLKPLWKGICQHRGKGLAAFLKAIGYLIPLMDSEYANYYTRKVMSILIREFQSPDEEMKKIVLKVVKQCCGTDGIEANYIKTEILPPFFKHFWQHRMALDRRNYRQLVDTTVELANKVGAAEIITRIVDELKDEAEQYRKMVMETTEKIMGNLGAADIDHKLEEQLIDGILYAFQEQTIEDSVMLNGFSTVVNALGKRVKPYLPQICGTVLWCLNNKSTKVRQQAADLISQTSVVMKTCQEEKLMGHLGVVLYEYLGEEYPEVLGSILGALTAIVNVIGMHKMTPPIKDLLPRLTPILKNRHEKVQENCIDLVGRIADRGAEYVSAREWMRICFELLELLKAHKKAIRRATVNTFGYTAKAIGPHDVLATLLNNLKVQERQNRVCTTVAIAIVAEMCSPFTMLPALMNEYRVPELNVQNGVLKSLSFLFEYIGEMGKDYICAVTPLLEDALMDRDLVHRQTASAVMQHMSLGVYGFGCEDSLNHLLNYVWPNVFETPPHVIQAVMGALEGLRAATGPCRMLQYCLQGLFHPARKVRDVYWKIYNSICIGSQDALIAHYPRIYNDDKNTYNRYELDYIL, via the exons ATGGCGAAGATTGCCAAGACTCATGGAGATATTGAAGCACAGATTCGAGAAATTCAAGGCAAGAAGGCAGCTCTTGATGAAGCTCAAGGAGTGGGCCTTGATTCTACAGGTTATTATGACCAGGAAATATATGGTGGAAGTGACAGCAGATTTGCTGGGTATGTGACATCAATTGCTGCAACTGAACTTGAAGATGATGACGATGACTACTCATCATCTACAAGTTTGCTTGGTCAGAAGAAGCCAAGATATCATGCTCCTGTGGCATTGCTTAATGATATACTTCAGTCAACGGAACAGTATGATCCATTTGCTGAGCACCGACCTCCAAAGATTGCTGACCAGGAAGATGAATGCAAAAAGCACAGGCAGACAATGATAATTTCCCAAGAGCGTCTTGATCCTTTTGCAGATGGAGGGAAGACCCCAGATCCTAAAATTAATGCTAGAACTTACATGGATGCAATGCGAGAGCAGCATTGGactaaagaagagagagaaattagaCAATAACTAGCAGAAAAAGCTAAAGCTGGAGAACTGAAAGTCGTCAATGGAGCAGTAGCGTCCCAGCCTCCCTCAAAACGAAAATGCTGTTGGGATCAAACAGCTGATCAGACTCCTGGTGCCACTCCCCAAAAGCTGTCACGTTGGGATCAAGCAGAGACCCCTGGACATACCCCTTCCTTAAGATGGGATGAGATGCCAGGTCATGCAAAGGGAAGTGAGACTCCTGGAGCAACCCCAGGCTCAAAAATATGGGCTCCTACACCAAGTCACAAACCAGCGGGAGCTGCTACTCCTGGACGCGGTGATACACCAGGCCATGCAACACCAGGCCATGGAGGCGCAATTTCCAGTGCTCGTCAAAACCGATGGGATGAGACCcccaagacagaaagagacactCCTGGGCATGGAAGTCGATGGGCCGAGACGCCTCAAACAGATCGAGGTGGAGATTCAATTGGTGAAACACCCACTCCTGGAGCCAGTAAAAGGAAATCACGTTGGGATGAAACACCAGCCAGCCAGATGGGTGGAAGCACTCCTGTTCTGACCCCTGGGAAAACACCAATTGGCACACCAGCCATGAACATGGCTACCCCTACTCCAGGTCACATAATGAGTATGACTCCTGAACAGCTTCAGGCTTGGCGttgggagagagaaattgatgagAGAAATCGCCCACTTTCTGATGAAGAATTAGATGCTATGTTTCCAGAAGGATATAAGGTACTTCCTCCTCCAGCTGGTTATGTTCCTATTTGAACTCCAGCTCGAAAGCTCATAGCCACTCGAACACCTTTGGGTGGTATGACTGGTTTCCACATGCAAACTGAAGACAGAACTATGAAAAGTGTCAACGACCAACCATCTGGAAAGTTTCCCTGTTTAAAACCTGATGATATTCAGTACTTTGATAAACTTTTGGTTGATGTTGATGAATCAACACTTAgtccagaagagcaaaaag aaaaaatcatgaaattggttttaaaaattaagagtggTACACCTCCAATGAGAAAGGCTGCATTGCGTCAGATTATTGATAAAGCTCATGAATTTGGAGCTGGTCCTTTGTTTAATCAGATCCTTCCTCTACTGATGTCTCCTACACTTGAGGATCAAGAACGTCATTTGCTTGTCAAAGTTATTGATAGAATATTATACAAACTTGATGACTTAGTTCGACCATATGTGCATAAGATCCTTGTGGTCATTGAACCATTGCTGATTGATGAAGATTACTATGCTAGAGTGGAAGGCCGAGAGATTATTTCTAATTTGGCAAAGGCTGCTGATCTGGCTACTATGATCTCTACCATGAGAC ATATAGATAATATGGATGGATATGTTCATAACACAACAGCTAGAGCTTTTGCTGCTGTAGCTTCTGCCCTGGGCATTCCTTCACTATTGCCCTTCTTAAAAGCTGTGTGCAAAAGCAAGAAGTCCTGGCAAGCAAGACACACTGGTATTAAGATTGTACAGCAGATAGCTATTCTTATGGGCTGTGCCATCTTGCCACATCTGAGAAGTTTAGTTGAAATCATTGAACACGGTCTTGTGGATGAGCAGTAGAAAGTTCGGACCATTAGTGCATTGGCCATTGCTGCCTTGGCTGAAGCAGCAACTCCTTATGGTATTGAATCTTTTGATTCTGTGTTGAAGCCTCTATGGAAGGGTATCTGCCAACACAGAGGAAAGGGTCTGGCTGCCTTCTTAAAGGCTATTGGGTATCTTATTCCTCTCATGGATTCAGAATATGCCAACTACTATACGAGAAAAGTGATGTCAATCCTTATTCGAGAATTCCAATCTCCtgatgaagaaatgaagaaaattgtGCTGAAGGTGGTAAAGCAGTGCTGTGGAACAGATGGTATAGAAGCAAACTACATTAAAACAGAGATTCTTCCTcccttttttaaacatttctggcaACACAGAATGGCTTTAGATAGAAGAAATTATCGACAGTTAGTTGATACTACTGTGGAGTTGGCTAACAAAGTAGGAGCAGCAGAAATTATAACCAGGATTGTGGATGAACTGAAAGATGAAGCTGAACAGTACagaaaaatggtgatggaaacaaCTGAGAAGATTATGGGCAACTTGGGAGCAGCAGATATTGATCACAAACTTGAAGAACAACTGATTGATGGCATTCTTTATGCTTTTCAAGAACAGACTATAGAGGACTCAGTAATGTTGAACGGATTTAGCACAGTGGTCAATGCACTTGGCAAACGGGTGAAACCTTACTTGCCTCAGATCTGTGGTACAGTTTTGTGGTGTTTAAATAACAAATCCACAAAAGTTAGGCAACAGGCAGCTGACTTGATCTCTCAAACTTCTGTTGTTATGAAGACTTGCCAAGAGGAAAAATTGATGGGGCACTTGGGTGTTGTTTTGTATGAGTATTTGGGTGAAGAGTACCCTGAAGTATTGGGCAGCATTCTTGGAGCACTGACGGCCATTGTGAATGTAATAGGTATGCATAAGATGACTCCACCAATTAAAGATCTGCTGCCTAGACTCACTCCCATCTTAAAGAACAGACATGAAAAAGTACAAGAAAATTGTATTGATCTTGTTGGGCGTATTGCTGACAGGGGAGCTGAATATGTGTCAGCAAGGGAGTGGATGAGGATTTGCTTTGAGCTTTTGGAGCTCTTAAAAGCTCACAAAAAAGCTATTCGTAGAGCCACAGTCAACACATTTGGTTATACTGCAAAGGCCATCGGCCCTCATGATGTGTTGGCTACACTTTTAAACAACCTCAAAGTTCAGGAAAGGCAGAACAGAGTGTGTACCACTGTAGCAATAGCTATTGTCGCTGAAATGTGTTCACCCTTCACAATGCTCCCTGCCTTAATGAACGAATACAGAGTTCCTGAACTCAATGTTCAAAATGGAGTGTTAAAGTCCCTTTCCTTCTTGTTCGAATATATCGGTGAAATGGGCAAGGACTACATTTGTGCTGTCACACCATTACTGGAAGATGCTTTAATGGATAGGGACCTTGTACACAGACAGACGGCTAGTGCGGTGATGCAACACATGTCACTGGGGGTTTATGGATTTGGTTGTGAAGATTCGCTGAATCACTTGTTGAACTATGTATGGCCCAATGTGTTTGAGACACCTCCCCATGTAATTCAGGCAGTTATGGGAGCCCTGGAGGGCTTGAGAGCTGCTACTGGACCATGTAGAATGTTGCAGTATTGTTTACAGGGTTTGTTTCACCCAGCCCGGAAGGTCAGAGATGTGTATTGGAAAATTTACAACTCCATCTGCATTGGTTCACAGGATGCTCTCATAGCACATTACCCAAGAATCTATAATGATGATAAGAACACCTATAATCGTTATGAACTTGACTATATCTTataa